A window of Paremcibacter congregatus contains these coding sequences:
- a CDS encoding TonB-dependent receptor domain-containing protein → MSTLMTKRGIVIALSFAILANTAPVCRAESSIASELNQSSSANLIQFSIPEHSVADALILFAEQSREHIIFRFDDAKHIPAKRLTGSYHPIKALLYILKDTGLTAYRNTEGTIVVKKEQNYQKKEDIKKPSTAQTIEKEGSHQKTLIISPSELETTTRKPEEMVITGSRIRRQEFTAPNLVSIIKKETIKKTGTVNIEELLNKLPQVVPSFTGNSNNPGNGLATVDMRGLGAARTLVLLNGRRYVPSSQSGLIDLNTIPSFLIENIEVATGGTSAVYGANAISGVVNFKLRDEIDGFEGLARYRVSHQGDGDKYDVNLAYGDSFNDQKGHAFIHFGVINRHAIMQGDRNFSKFALADGFISPGSENPYFGYGRPLSPELGGIPGLVRSGSYGTPDGLVIGVNNNGPHPGLEKFGPNGENLPFNSEFDKYNYAPYNFLQVPQRQLIATFGVKYQISDQFELFNQTILSNNKVDLELAPTPIELNDIEILVEHPFLAESSKIALRGIDWYSTGSIWQARDTNGSLIFDALGNPVQARQAVNLAYNSDGTISGRTPLWAEDGSPVAVTGTPDADTAGALLYQADGRAVLPRLLRRMSEAGPRQIKYNRRTMNIVLGLQGTVTSHWDMVAQYNYSHYKNNITHKNAILSQSLYNALDIIEIDGTYVCKDMAARQAGCSPANIYGAGNLSAEALNYISTDLAEHTTYSRQDANLYFNGTYNSGLQDNIKILIGTDWHKEDSWYSGDQSSPDNPSTGFNKQVPATGEYHVWSLFSEFQIPVIENTPIFKKLELSGALRYSNYNLIGDVWTFAAGLNWKVTSSLRIRSQFQHAVREPSIEDLYNEKSESYPTVYDPCSRRYSSDGKIIDTSSIRDICIATGVPADQVGLYEQILLQIKEVYSGNIELNVEKSDTVTIGAIYQPRFLPGFKMALDYYRITVNDVIGSFGSGANQTVQNCYNISAPIMSACQNIYRDSKGLLDFINSKITNNGQIVTSGLDGYVQYFHPLDKGIFGDNEKLDLSLQGSYLFSNKYKLVDEKAYIQCAGFFSGNCYTPLPRFRLTQLISWENDTLEVSFRWRHIGPAHKKLNDISDIAVPKLHAKNYFDSYLRYHISDNSILRAGVNNIFDTAPDFVGSDQQQANTFPNLYDTLGTYFHLGINIYY, encoded by the coding sequence ATGTCTACATTAATGACGAAACGGGGTATTGTTATTGCGCTCAGTTTCGCAATCTTAGCTAATACAGCTCCGGTCTGCCGTGCAGAAAGCTCTATCGCAAGTGAACTCAACCAGAGTAGTTCGGCTAATCTTATTCAGTTTTCTATTCCTGAGCATTCTGTTGCAGATGCCCTGATTTTGTTTGCAGAACAGTCCCGGGAACACATAATCTTTCGATTTGATGATGCGAAGCATATCCCCGCTAAAAGGCTAACCGGTTCCTATCACCCCATCAAAGCTTTATTGTATATTCTCAAAGATACCGGACTCACAGCATACCGCAATACTGAGGGTACAATTGTGGTCAAAAAAGAACAAAATTACCAGAAAAAGGAAGACATCAAGAAGCCATCAACCGCTCAAACTATAGAAAAAGAAGGTTCGCACCAGAAAACTCTAATTATAAGCCCCTCTGAACTTGAAACCACAACCAGAAAACCAGAAGAAATGGTTATCACAGGTTCCCGCATTCGTCGGCAAGAATTCACCGCACCAAATCTGGTATCCATTATTAAAAAAGAAACAATAAAAAAAACTGGAACAGTCAATATTGAGGAGCTGCTGAACAAACTTCCCCAAGTCGTTCCTTCTTTTACCGGAAACTCAAATAACCCCGGAAATGGCCTTGCAACTGTTGATATGCGTGGGCTCGGCGCGGCCCGAACTCTGGTTCTGCTTAATGGTCGGCGTTATGTACCAAGCAGCCAATCAGGTCTTATTGACCTCAATACCATCCCCTCGTTCCTGATAGAAAATATCGAGGTAGCTACAGGGGGTACTTCCGCCGTATATGGGGCCAATGCAATTTCAGGTGTCGTTAATTTCAAGTTACGGGATGAAATTGACGGCTTTGAAGGTTTAGCCCGCTATCGTGTATCGCATCAGGGAGATGGGGATAAATACGATGTCAACCTAGCTTATGGCGATTCATTTAATGATCAAAAAGGACATGCCTTTATTCATTTCGGCGTAATAAACCGACATGCCATCATGCAAGGAGATCGAAATTTTTCAAAATTTGCTCTGGCTGACGGATTTATTAGCCCTGGCTCCGAAAACCCATATTTTGGTTACGGAAGACCCCTTAGCCCCGAACTTGGGGGAATCCCCGGGCTTGTTAGATCGGGCAGTTACGGCACACCAGACGGTCTGGTTATTGGCGTAAATAACAATGGCCCCCATCCTGGTCTTGAAAAATTCGGCCCAAATGGAGAGAACCTGCCCTTCAACAGCGAGTTTGATAAATATAACTATGCACCATATAATTTTCTCCAGGTCCCCCAACGACAGCTTATAGCGACATTTGGTGTAAAATATCAGATATCTGATCAGTTCGAGTTATTTAATCAAACCATCCTGTCTAACAATAAAGTCGACCTTGAGCTGGCGCCCACCCCCATTGAGCTAAATGATATAGAAATACTGGTCGAACACCCTTTTCTCGCAGAGAGTTCAAAGATCGCACTAAGAGGAATTGATTGGTATAGTACAGGCTCCATCTGGCAAGCTCGCGATACAAACGGTTCCCTTATATTCGACGCTCTGGGGAACCCCGTCCAAGCACGCCAAGCGGTTAATCTTGCATATAACTCTGATGGAACCATTTCTGGAAGAACCCCTCTTTGGGCAGAAGACGGTAGTCCTGTAGCCGTCACAGGAACCCCTGATGCCGATACGGCTGGCGCACTCCTTTATCAAGCAGATGGCCGGGCTGTTCTACCTCGTTTACTAAGGCGCATGTCCGAGGCTGGCCCAAGACAAATCAAATATAACCGGCGAACCATGAATATCGTTCTTGGACTGCAAGGCACCGTAACATCTCATTGGGATATGGTCGCACAGTATAATTACAGCCACTATAAAAACAACATCACACACAAAAACGCCATTTTAAGCCAGAGCCTGTACAATGCCCTGGATATTATAGAAATAGACGGTACATATGTCTGTAAGGATATGGCCGCTCGCCAAGCTGGCTGCTCTCCCGCTAATATTTACGGCGCCGGGAATTTATCCGCGGAAGCACTAAATTATATAAGCACTGACCTCGCAGAGCACACAACCTATTCACGACAAGATGCAAACCTTTATTTCAACGGCACCTATAATTCCGGTTTGCAGGATAACATTAAAATACTGATTGGCACAGATTGGCACAAAGAAGATAGTTGGTATAGTGGCGACCAGTCCTCCCCTGACAACCCTTCAACCGGTTTTAACAAGCAAGTCCCCGCCACAGGAGAATATCATGTTTGGAGCCTTTTCAGCGAATTTCAGATCCCTGTCATCGAAAACACACCCATATTTAAAAAACTGGAACTATCCGGCGCTCTTAGATATTCAAATTACAACCTCATAGGAGACGTATGGACTTTCGCTGCAGGGTTAAACTGGAAAGTAACATCAAGTTTACGGATAAGAAGCCAGTTCCAACATGCAGTAAGGGAACCTAGCATTGAAGACTTATATAACGAAAAGTCTGAAAGCTATCCGACTGTTTATGATCCCTGCTCCCGCCGCTACAGCAGTGATGGAAAAATTATTGATACCAGCAGCATTCGCGATATTTGCATTGCCACAGGCGTCCCGGCAGATCAGGTAGGGCTGTATGAGCAGATCCTTCTCCAAATCAAGGAAGTCTACAGTGGAAATATTGAGCTAAATGTAGAGAAGTCAGATACCGTAACAATTGGCGCGATATATCAACCTCGTTTCCTGCCTGGCTTTAAAATGGCATTGGACTATTATCGTATTACAGTAAACGATGTTATTGGCAGTTTCGGCAGCGGCGCAAACCAGACAGTACAAAACTGCTACAACATATCGGCACCAATAATGAGCGCCTGCCAGAATATTTACCGAGATTCAAAAGGCCTACTCGATTTCATTAATTCAAAAATAACCAATAATGGTCAGATTGTCACCTCAGGCCTCGATGGGTATGTGCAATATTTCCATCCGCTTGATAAAGGTATATTTGGAGATAACGAAAAACTTGACCTTTCCCTTCAGGGCTCTTATTTGTTCAGCAACAAATATAAGCTCGTTGATGAAAAAGCCTACATACAGTGTGCCGGGTTTTTCTCCGGGAACTGCTATACCCCTCTCCCGCGTTTTCGCCTGACACAATTGATCAGTTGGGAAAATGATACCCTTGAAGTATCCTTCAGATGGCGGCATATCGGACCAGCTCATAAAAAACTTAACGATATATCGGATATCGCCGTCCCTAAACTGCATGCCAAGAATTATTTTGACAGCTATCTCCGGTATCATATTTCCGATAACAGCATTCTGCGAGCCGGGGTTAACAATATTTTCGATACCGCACCCGATTTTGTCGGCAGCGATCAACAACAGGCCAACACCTTCCCCAATCTCTATGATACACTTGGCACATACTTTCATTTGGGCATCAATATTTATTATTAA
- a CDS encoding TonB-dependent receptor plug domain-containing protein, which produces MSNTTLAQNAAEEPVFEEVIVTGSRIARDEFSSASPISTFDATELTNAGVTSVDDFLKDIPAFTGFQLGSTTNNGNNGAKMVDLRGLGIKRTLVLINGRRQVGSFIGGNSDVGAVDMNSIPMALVKRIEVLKDGASTAYGSDALSGVVNVILQDDYEGFEVSADYGAGTENWDAENWSVSALGGVSSDRGNFTASMQYTTQKEIKQDSRSWAEFGLYPTLDAATDKFVPQQLGSSNSRRIRGLSQGALDAIVAAGGPNTGNYIVDAGTGVVRAFTGTDTYNYSAVNALVTPNERWQFATTGHYDLVDDSSVGSLEAYMETSYTKRESHQRLAPDASFGVTPSFNGHWNDLVPSSNPFNPFGDNAAGPDGILGNADDLNPWGISGEDVRINRRFVESGGRLFRQSASTFRMVAGLRGDIKDNLSWDASYTFADNEMSNETKFYHRFDRWEIAVDPALCAANTACTAAGLLNPFGDYGSISEDQMTFLAADSLKDLFLNRMHQWQFNLTGDTEGMLELPGGPIGWAIGFENRTESAEFKPDEFIGGGLTTGGASSPLDGEQSVKEYYAEFLMPILADAAFAKDLSLEASIRHSNYSTAAGKTTNYRVGLNYAPIDDVRFRAVYSTGFRAPNIVEAQEGGTVSNFPVFEDPCEFYNRRTDANENLAANCLADGFGPDFEWGFQWQAQVDQTTNPDLKPEESRSITLGAVFTPTALPNLSVSVDYWNIKVDNFIQVINYNDIIRTCYNAADRSTTPACQVFSSGLNGRDAADQGGPDIANIPLNNLGKLETDGVDVNVNYHHDLNSEVVTGLNANISTTWMNSRKETFPLIGTRERIGTAAGAAIFPEWRMTTSLGLEGENWYVTWDTRYIGKTLDDYRPAQLTDDNVAEAVWYHDLTASYSYKDTTLTLGINNLTNVEPPRFHSAFNANTEPGTYDVIGRRVWAKVTKKF; this is translated from the coding sequence ATGAGCAATACGACACTTGCCCAGAACGCGGCAGAAGAACCCGTCTTTGAAGAAGTAATCGTCACCGGCTCACGCATTGCCCGTGATGAATTCAGTTCTGCAAGTCCCATTTCAACATTTGACGCAACCGAGCTCACCAATGCCGGCGTGACCAGCGTTGACGACTTCCTGAAAGACATCCCGGCCTTCACCGGTTTCCAGCTTGGCTCCACCACCAACAACGGTAACAACGGTGCAAAGATGGTTGACCTGCGCGGCCTCGGCATCAAACGGACCCTGGTCCTGATCAATGGTCGCCGTCAGGTGGGCAGTTTCATCGGCGGCAACAGCGACGTGGGCGCCGTGGACATGAACTCCATTCCCATGGCCCTGGTCAAACGCATAGAAGTACTGAAAGACGGTGCCTCGACCGCTTATGGCTCTGACGCCTTGTCCGGTGTGGTCAATGTGATCCTGCAGGATGACTATGAAGGTTTCGAAGTCTCTGCGGATTATGGTGCGGGCACTGAAAACTGGGATGCGGAAAACTGGTCGGTCTCAGCCCTTGGCGGCGTCTCCAGTGACCGTGGCAACTTCACCGCATCCATGCAATATACCACGCAAAAAGAAATCAAACAGGATTCACGTTCCTGGGCCGAGTTTGGTCTCTATCCGACCCTTGATGCGGCCACAGATAAATTTGTGCCTCAGCAACTCGGATCATCCAACAGCCGCCGTATTCGTGGCCTTTCCCAAGGAGCCCTTGATGCGATTGTGGCGGCGGGTGGACCAAATACCGGTAACTATATTGTTGATGCCGGTACCGGTGTTGTTCGGGCGTTTACCGGTACGGACACCTATAACTATTCTGCAGTAAATGCCCTTGTTACCCCCAATGAGCGCTGGCAGTTTGCAACAACCGGGCATTACGACCTCGTGGACGACAGTTCCGTGGGCTCTCTCGAAGCCTACATGGAAACAAGTTACACCAAACGTGAATCCCATCAACGTCTTGCCCCTGATGCCTCCTTCGGCGTCACGCCAAGCTTCAATGGTCATTGGAATGATCTGGTGCCCAGCAGCAACCCGTTCAACCCGTTTGGCGACAATGCCGCCGGACCGGATGGCATATTGGGTAATGCTGACGACCTGAACCCTTGGGGCATCTCAGGTGAAGACGTCCGCATCAATCGTCGCTTTGTGGAAAGTGGCGGACGCCTGTTCCGGCAATCAGCCTCGACGTTCCGTATGGTCGCCGGACTGCGTGGGGACATCAAGGACAACCTGTCCTGGGATGCCTCTTACACTTTCGCCGACAATGAAATGTCCAACGAGACGAAATTCTACCACCGTTTCGATCGTTGGGAAATTGCCGTTGATCCGGCTCTTTGCGCCGCGAATACCGCCTGTACCGCAGCGGGCCTCCTAAACCCGTTCGGGGACTATGGGTCTATTTCCGAAGATCAGATGACTTTCCTTGCTGCGGATTCCTTGAAAGATCTGTTCCTGAACCGTATGCATCAATGGCAGTTCAACCTGACCGGCGATACTGAAGGCATGCTGGAACTGCCCGGCGGCCCTATCGGATGGGCGATCGGTTTTGAAAACCGCACAGAATCCGCTGAATTCAAGCCTGATGAATTTATCGGCGGTGGCCTGACAACGGGCGGGGCAAGCTCTCCTCTTGATGGTGAACAATCCGTGAAAGAATATTACGCGGAATTCCTCATGCCCATTCTTGCGGATGCGGCCTTTGCAAAGGACCTGAGTCTGGAAGCATCGATCCGTCATTCCAACTACAGCACGGCCGCTGGCAAGACCACCAACTACCGTGTTGGCTTGAATTATGCACCCATCGATGACGTGCGGTTCCGGGCGGTCTACTCCACCGGTTTCCGCGCCCCCAATATCGTGGAGGCCCAGGAAGGCGGCACCGTGTCCAACTTCCCGGTTTTCGAGGACCCTTGTGAATTCTATAACCGTCGTACGGACGCCAACGAAAATCTCGCCGCCAATTGTCTGGCGGACGGTTTCGGTCCCGACTTCGAATGGGGTTTCCAATGGCAGGCCCAGGTTGACCAAACCACCAACCCGGACCTGAAGCCGGAAGAATCCCGCTCCATCACTCTGGGCGCGGTATTCACTCCCACGGCTCTGCCAAATCTGTCCGTCAGTGTGGACTACTGGAATATCAAAGTTGATAACTTCATTCAGGTCATCAACTATAATGATATTATCCGGACTTGTTACAATGCGGCTGACCGGTCAACCACACCGGCGTGTCAGGTCTTTTCCTCTGGCTTGAATGGTCGTGATGCGGCTGATCAGGGTGGACCGGACATTGCCAACATTCCGCTTAACAACCTCGGGAAGCTTGAAACAGATGGCGTTGATGTCAATGTCAATTATCACCATGACCTCAACAGTGAAGTTGTCACCGGCCTGAATGCCAATATCTCCACCACGTGGATGAACAGCCGGAAAGAAACCTTCCCGCTGATCGGAACCCGTGAACGGATTGGCACGGCGGCGGGTGCGGCCATCTTCCCGGAATGGCGCATGACCACAAGTCTCGGTCTGGAAGGTGAAAACTGGTATGTCACCTGGGATACGCGGTATATTGGTAAAACTCTGGATGATTACCGTCCGGCGCAGTTGACCGATGATAATGTGGCGGAAGCCGTCTGGTATCATGACCTGACCGCCTCTTATTCCTACAAGGACACAACCTTGACCTTAGGCATCAACAACCTGACAAATGTCGAGCCCCCTCGTTTCCATAGTGCGTTCAACGCCAATACGGAGCCTGGGACCTATGATGTCATCGGACGTCGTGTCTGGGCCAAAGTCACCAAGAAATTCTGA
- a CDS encoding TonB-dependent receptor plug domain-containing protein — translation MNIHTSNFCAALLKYGASTLAISLTMTTASWGQAATGQDDITLEEIVVTGSRIQRQDLTANSPVAVLESETIKLTGTTNIEQFLRDIPQAVPGVGAQANNGNDGGATVDLRNLGEERTLVLVDGKRFVPFDNQGFVDLSMIPTSLIKRVEVVTGGASAVYGSDAIAGVVNFIMKDDFEGLELDAQYGISERGDGERKDFSITVGGSFADDRGHAVLSMGYTVADEVTQGDRKFSEFALAAADFSPGGSFTTPDGVIDGTFALVPDPGGDQAVSFDSNGNIVPFAGTFNFNPFNLLATPQEKWTATALATYQVTDNIEFYSRASFANNQVRTIIAPTGTFFFPFSLNLNNPFLSAQAVNALTDQDGDGMVDAEFDTDSNNVVDDDANIDIAFGRRLPEVGTRDSIYENTAYQFLGGFKGDITDTLSWDIFAQYGRTKRTQNFVNDVSFSKAQQGMRAITDPVTGEIVCEDSSGGCVPVNFFGAGNISEEAARYIAFNLAEVNNTEQTIIGGSFTGDLPFELPSASAPAAFAAGFEYRKEANESLPDDNLVNGNSIGFGSSTPVDANFRVWEFFAETKVPLIQDAPFAESLVLDAAVRVADYKNDVGGDSNSFTNWTYKVGGEWAPISDLRIRGLYQRAVRAPNLQEIGLPKTPSTGDLDTDPCSGSNPVGNAALTALCIATGVPAGDIGGVNGPISGQINNFLGGNPTLEPEKSNTYTIGAVFQPEFAPGLIVSLDYYSIEIKNVITQYAEQSVVDACYTIEQDASGEFCQRIARNPLNGSLNGGTETGVDVRLVNAAFNKTEGIDLNINYSFDLDNMGSLDLSFAGTHVFKTLKQDADFLVVDDCAGLAGTVCLRPDPKWRFTQTTQWTYEDLTVLLRWQFLDSVTKDTVGFGETSPSDFMQPTIPSEHYFDLTAAYTVMERYTLRAGINNLFDNQPTVVGNDFGGTTENSGNIYPATYDPIGRYFFFGATARF, via the coding sequence ATGAATATTCACACCTCTAATTTCTGTGCGGCACTGTTAAAATATGGTGCTTCCACACTCGCAATTTCCCTCACAATGACCACTGCCTCATGGGGCCAAGCTGCAACAGGCCAGGATGACATCACCCTCGAAGAAATTGTCGTAACAGGGTCCCGCATTCAACGGCAGGACCTGACCGCCAACAGTCCCGTGGCGGTTCTTGAATCCGAAACCATCAAACTGACCGGAACAACCAATATCGAGCAGTTCTTGCGCGATATCCCCCAGGCCGTCCCCGGCGTTGGGGCCCAGGCCAACAATGGCAATGACGGCGGCGCAACCGTTGACCTGCGTAATCTCGGGGAAGAACGCACCCTCGTTCTGGTTGACGGCAAGCGTTTCGTGCCCTTTGACAACCAGGGCTTCGTCGACCTGAGCATGATTCCGACCAGCCTGATCAAACGGGTTGAAGTGGTCACCGGGGGCGCCTCCGCCGTTTACGGCTCAGACGCCATTGCCGGGGTCGTCAACTTCATCATGAAGGATGATTTTGAGGGCCTTGAGCTGGACGCACAATATGGCATCTCCGAGCGCGGCGACGGCGAGCGTAAGGATTTCAGCATCACCGTTGGCGGCAGCTTCGCCGATGACCGCGGCCATGCCGTTCTCAGTATGGGCTACACCGTTGCTGATGAAGTCACTCAAGGGGACCGGAAATTTTCCGAATTTGCCCTGGCCGCGGCAGACTTTTCGCCCGGCGGCAGCTTCACTACACCGGATGGCGTCATAGACGGCACGTTTGCCCTGGTTCCAGATCCTGGCGGAGATCAGGCCGTGTCCTTTGATTCCAACGGAAATATTGTACCCTTTGCCGGTACCTTCAATTTTAACCCGTTCAACCTTCTGGCCACGCCTCAGGAGAAATGGACCGCCACGGCCCTCGCCACCTATCAGGTGACCGATAATATCGAATTCTACAGTCGTGCGTCTTTCGCCAACAACCAGGTTAGAACCATTATTGCACCAACAGGAACCTTCTTCTTCCCCTTCTCCCTTAACCTCAACAACCCTTTTCTCTCGGCTCAGGCGGTCAATGCCCTAACCGATCAGGACGGGGATGGCATGGTTGATGCGGAGTTTGATACCGACAGCAATAATGTGGTGGATGATGACGCCAATATTGACATCGCTTTCGGGCGACGCCTGCCCGAGGTCGGCACACGGGATTCCATCTATGAGAATACCGCCTATCAGTTCCTTGGCGGGTTCAAGGGCGATATCACGGATACACTAAGTTGGGATATCTTCGCGCAATATGGCCGGACAAAACGCACTCAAAACTTTGTTAATGATGTCAGTTTCTCCAAGGCGCAACAAGGCATGCGTGCCATCACCGACCCGGTTACCGGCGAAATTGTCTGCGAGGACTCGAGCGGTGGCTGCGTACCGGTTAATTTCTTTGGGGCTGGCAATATTTCCGAAGAAGCGGCCCGCTATATCGCTTTCAATCTGGCGGAAGTCAACAATACCGAGCAGACTATCATTGGTGGTTCCTTCACCGGGGATTTGCCCTTTGAACTGCCGAGCGCCTCTGCCCCCGCAGCCTTTGCCGCCGGTTTTGAATATCGCAAGGAAGCCAATGAATCGCTGCCTGATGACAATCTGGTCAATGGCAACAGCATCGGCTTTGGTTCCAGTACGCCGGTTGACGCCAACTTCCGGGTCTGGGAATTCTTCGCCGAAACCAAGGTGCCCCTGATCCAGGATGCGCCGTTTGCGGAATCCTTGGTGCTGGATGCCGCGGTCCGTGTCGCCGACTATAAAAATGATGTGGGCGGCGACAGCAACAGTTTCACCAACTGGACCTATAAGGTTGGCGGCGAATGGGCCCCGATCTCAGATCTACGGATTCGCGGCCTGTACCAACGGGCTGTTCGCGCCCCTAATCTGCAAGAAATAGGTCTGCCTAAAACCCCGAGCACCGGGGATCTGGATACGGATCCTTGTTCCGGCAGCAATCCGGTCGGCAATGCTGCCCTGACGGCCTTGTGTATCGCCACCGGGGTGCCGGCCGGTGATATTGGCGGCGTCAATGGTCCCATCTCCGGCCAGATCAATAATTTCCTCGGCGGCAATCCCACCCTGGAGCCGGAAAAATCAAACACTTATACCATCGGGGCCGTGTTTCAGCCCGAATTTGCGCCGGGTTTGATTGTTTCCCTGGATTACTACAGTATCGAAATCAAGAATGTCATTACCCAATATGCGGAACAAAGTGTGGTTGATGCCTGTTACACCATTGAACAGGATGCCAGCGGGGAGTTCTGTCAACGAATTGCCCGTAATCCGCTGAACGGGTCCCTGAACGGGGGCACGGAAACCGGTGTCGATGTGCGTCTGGTCAATGCCGCCTTTAACAAGACCGAAGGAATTGATCTCAACATCAATTACAGCTTTGATCTTGATAATATGGGGAGCCTTGATCTGTCTTTTGCCGGAACCCATGTGTTCAAGACCCTGAAACAAGACGCTGATTTCCTCGTGGTTGATGACTGCGCCGGTCTGGCGGGTACGGTTTGTCTGCGTCCTGATCCAAAATGGCGCTTCACCCAGACCACCCAATGGACTTATGAGGATCTCACGGTGCTCTTGCGCTGGCAGTTCCTCGACAGCGTCACCAAGGATACCGTCGGGTTCGGAGAAACCAGTCCATCTGACTTCATGCAACCAACCATTCCGTCGGAACATTATTTTGACCTGACGGCGGCCTATACGGTAATGGAGCGATATACCCTAAGAGCCGGAATCAACAATCTGTTCGATAACCAGCCTACCGTGGTTGGGAATGATTTCGGCGGCACCACAGAAAACAGCGGTAATATTTATCCCGCCACATATGATCCGATTGGTCGTTATTTCTTCTTTGGCGCAACAGCCAGATTTTAG
- a CDS encoding FecR family protein: MSEIIDVEQDDDPMDIARKWYLRLEDSSWDETVIDGFNKWLDQNEENRAAFEEVAIFWSEIDTMPEIMALRETEEQPSLHLKERLEANSEPEQKNKVVPITQHHRTPSAPSRRFSGMQRWAMAASLLFVCSLGLIIYSNDLPDGTYQTATGERQIIELTDGSTLFLNTHSKASVIYTDTVRKVNLIEGEARFNVEKDATRPFIVETSRGIVRAIGTSFNIYDNETQVEVIVFEGTVAVNHNTNRTTKLNASSLSEEGDATNAVLVSGGKRIAALKNGLSVVRSAHPLELSQKIAWQSGKLIFRGQKLSEVIKEMSRYTSKKIIISDDRLGEMEIGGAFDTDDFEALLNAIEDTFPVRIIRFTPLVAVIIEA, translated from the coding sequence ATGAGTGAAATTATTGATGTAGAACAGGATGATGATCCTATGGACATCGCCCGGAAATGGTATCTTCGCCTTGAAGACAGTTCCTGGGATGAAACTGTAATTGATGGCTTTAATAAATGGCTTGACCAAAATGAAGAAAACCGCGCCGCTTTCGAGGAAGTTGCAATATTTTGGTCGGAAATTGATACAATGCCTGAGATTATGGCCTTAAGAGAAACAGAAGAACAGCCTTCCTTACATCTTAAGGAAAGGCTTGAGGCTAACAGCGAGCCTGAGCAAAAGAATAAAGTAGTCCCAATAACTCAGCACCATAGAACACCATCGGCACCTTCCCGTAGGTTTTCAGGAATGCAACGATGGGCCATGGCCGCATCTCTCCTTTTCGTCTGCAGCCTTGGACTAATTATTTATTCAAATGATTTGCCAGATGGTACCTACCAAACGGCTACCGGCGAACGACAAATCATTGAACTTACAGATGGGTCCACTCTCTTTCTCAACACACATTCCAAGGCAAGCGTTATCTATACCGACACAGTCCGAAAAGTTAATCTTATAGAAGGCGAAGCCCGATTTAATGTTGAAAAAGATGCAACCCGGCCCTTTATTGTCGAAACATCAAGAGGGATCGTTCGAGCAATTGGCACTTCTTTTAATATCTATGATAACGAAACACAGGTAGAAGTCATCGTTTTCGAAGGTACCGTTGCCGTTAATCACAACACCAACCGCACAACAAAATTAAACGCGTCATCCTTATCTGAAGAAGGTGATGCTACAAATGCCGTTCTGGTCAGTGGAGGCAAAAGAATTGCTGCGCTTAAAAATGGCCTGAGTGTGGTAAGATCTGCCCACCCGCTAGAACTGTCACAGAAAATTGCCTGGCAAAGCGGTAAACTTATTTTCAGAGGCCAGAAACTGTCCGAAGTAATTAAAGAAATGTCCCGCTATACCAGCAAAAAAATTATCATTTCCGATGACCGTTTGGGAGAAATGGAAATCGGCGGCGCTTTTGATACCGATGATTTTGAAGCCTTACTGAACGCCATTGAAGATACATTTCCTGTAAGGATAATTAGGTTTACCCCTTTGGTCGCGGTCATCATTGAAGCCTAG
- a CDS encoding RNA polymerase sigma factor, which produces MAKNEQTILEELYRDHSKRLVGYIYNFLRSENEAEEVAQEAFLKLHSIENPEEIISHKAFLYRIAHNLAMKALRRRKIIKFDTGINMDEMEVESNEPPADQKVSSQQEYKLFCDAVATLPPKCRAAFTLRIIHKKSFKEVSQELSISVSTAEKHVLKGMRDCENYMKRAKKQSVNLSSQQTLEGRKVKRQIV; this is translated from the coding sequence ATGGCAAAGAACGAACAGACCATTCTCGAAGAATTATATCGAGATCATAGCAAACGCTTAGTCGGCTATATCTATAACTTTCTGCGGTCTGAAAATGAAGCAGAAGAAGTGGCCCAAGAAGCCTTTCTGAAACTTCATAGTATTGAGAACCCCGAAGAGATTATATCTCACAAAGCGTTTCTCTATCGAATTGCTCATAATCTGGCAATGAAAGCATTGCGCCGCCGTAAAATAATAAAATTTGATACCGGCATCAATATGGATGAAATGGAAGTGGAAAGCAACGAGCCACCTGCCGATCAGAAAGTAAGTTCCCAACAGGAATACAAGCTTTTTTGTGACGCTGTTGCAACCCTGCCTCCAAAATGCCGTGCAGCCTTTACTCTGCGGATCATTCATAAAAAATCCTTCAAAGAAGTGTCACAAGAGTTAAGCATATCAGTCAGCACTGCCGAAAAACACGTTTTAAAAGGCATGCGCGATTGTGAGAACTATATGAAAAGAGCCAAGAAACAAAGCGTAAATCTTAGCAGTCAACAGACGCTTGAAGGGAGAAAAGTCAAACGTCAAATTGTCTAA